The following is a genomic window from Bordetella sp. H567.
GTTGAGGCGGACCTTGGGCTCGCCGGAAGGGCCGGAAGCGGCACCCTGCATGGGGTTGTACAGGACGATGCGTCCTTCGCCGGACTTCAGGGGCGGAAAAGACTGCGCCATGCTGGCATAGCGGGGACCGGCACATCCCGCCAGCAGTACGGCGGCAAACAGTCCGGCGATCCAGGCGCTCAGTCGGTGGGCGGTCATTGCATCTGCTCCAGGCTCAAGGGCGGGGTGTAGGTAAGCGGCGTGAATGAAGATTCGCCGGGGAAGTAGAAACCCACCAGCTTGTCCCCGGAAACCACCGGATAGGCTTCGCGCAGCCGTTTGGCGTCGATGATCAACGTGCCGCCCACCTTGCGGTAGACCTGGCCTTGCGGAATCGACCCTGCCAGGGCCCACTGGGAGCCTCCCGCCAGTGTCACGGTGGCGTCGTTGGTCAAGAGCGCCGACACGGAACGGGACAATTGCAGCGGCTTGCTGCTGGCTTGGCTCGCTGCCGGCGTGAATGGTGCGGGACGGATGACGACCGACATACAGCCGGCCAGGATCAGCGTGGCGGCACCTAAGGCCAGCGCACGCAGCGACGCGCCGGGCTTGCCCGGCGTAAGCGGAAACGGCATGGGAACCCCCTCGACGGCAAAGCGCGGAGTATAGGGACAGTGCTCAGATATTTCCAGCGGTTACAGCGCCGACTGGCGACTCGTTCATGCCCTACTGCACTGCCGCGCCGTTGCGCGCGATGCCTTCCTCATTCCTGGTGCGCGACGACGCACCCCAGAACCGCATGTTTTCCAGTTGCGCTTGTGCGTCCGCGGCCGAGGAAGTCAATTCGGCGCGAAGGAATTTCGCGCCGGCATCCCCGGAATTCGTCGAGATCAGGCCATCCGGGACGAAGCGCACGTACTGCACCTGTCCGGCTTCCAGGGTAAAGGTCACAGGCTTGCCGCGTTGCGCCAGCACGGTATAGGTGCCCGCCGGGCGATTCAGGTAGAAAAAACCGCCGGGTTTGGCGCGGCCGATCAGGCGGTTATTCAGGCGCACGCGCGGTTGCGCGTTGGCCCCCAGGCTGACGTCGGTGGCGGGGGTATACAGGACGATGCGGCCTTCGCCGGGCGCCATCGGCGCCAGCGAGTCGGAGACGTCTTCATAGTGGCGGGAGGCGCAGCCGGCTAGCAGCAGTAGCGCGGCGGCCAGGGCGGGGATCCGGCGGCGCAGGCGGGACAGGGTATTCAGGATTGGTATGTTCACTTTGGTCGCGATGACGAAGTAAGAGAGGGCTTTAAGTAATCATTTATTTCAGTATATAGCGATATATGTGCTAACACCAAGGCCTGGGCCGCAGGCGCGGCCGGTGTGGGAAACGCGCTCGCCGCGCCCCTGGTTTCTAGCCGGCCACACCTGGGATGTGCGCGGCGATTTGCCAAGGACGCACAAACTCATTGATAAAATCGCAAGATTCCAAGCCGAGCGATCCCGCCGGCCGGCCCCGCCTGGCGGTTTTCATGAGAAAAGGCATTCCCAATCTGAGCGCCCTGCAGGCTTTCGAAGCCACGGCGCGGCTGGGCACGTTTTCGCGTGCCGCCGAAGAGCTATCCCTGACCCATAGCGCGGTCTACCGCCAGGTGGCCAGCCTGGAGGCGCGCCTGGGCGTCCAGCTATTCACCCGTGTCCGGCGACGCATCGCCTTGACCGATCACGGCGCGGAATATGCCGGCCGTATTCGACATCACCTGGACCAGATCGAGAAGGACACCTTCGGCCTGGTCAGCCGGACCGGCATGGGCCGAAGCCTGCATATCGCCGTGGTGCCCACGCTGGCCACCACCTGGCTGATACCGCGCCTGGCCGATTTCAACCGCATGCATCCGGACATCACGGTCAGCCTGTCGACCCGCACCCTGCCTTTCCAATTCAAGGACCAGCCCTTCGACGGCGCCCTGTACCACGGCGATCACATCTGGCCCGGTACCCGCGGCGTGCTGCTGTTCCGCGAACGGGAGCTGGTGCCCGTTTGCGCGCCGGCCCTGGCGCGGGGCGGCCAGGCGCAGGGCGGCGCTCCCTTGGCCGGCATGCCCCACCTGCATTTGAATTCCCGCCCGGACGCCTGGCGGCTGTGGTACGCGGAAAACCGCTTCCTGTTCGGGCCGCAGGCGGCCGGCGGGCCGCGCTATGAATTGTTTTCCATGGTGCTGGCGGCGGCCCAGGCCGGATTGGGCGTGGGCCTGGTGCCGCGCTTCCTGGCCCAGGAATCGCTGGACGCGGGGCGGGTAGTCATGCCCACGCCGGCCGTGCTGCCCGTGTCGCACGGTTATTATTTCTGCTACCCCGAACGGGGCCATGGCGCGGACGCGCCGCGCATATTCCAGGGCTGGCTGCAAAGCGTGGCCGGTGAAGGATAAATGGCGCGGCGGGGGGCACAGTGCTTGCCTCGCGGCCTGATTCGGCGAGTCGGGCCGATACAGGGCGTCGAATAAATGTGTGTGGCCCTTTTTGGAATTGATCAGAGGGGTAATACCGATTGTTTCCGTCGGCTTTTCTGAAACAATAGCCCGCTAGTCTCGGACCGCATTACCCGTGTGGTTCGAGTGTTTCTCCTGACCATGGGAATATCTACATGAAAAAAACGCTGCTTTTTGCTGCTGTCGCGGCCGCCACCACGCTGACGTCCCTTTCCGCCCAGGCCGGGCGCCTGGACGATATCAAGTCCTCGGGCACCATCAAGCTGGGTTATCGCGACTCTTCGCTGCCGTTTTCCTATCTGGACGATAACCAGAAGCCCATCGGTTATTCCATGGATATTTGCTACGGCATCGTCAAGGCCGTGGAAAAAAATGTCGGCAAACCGCTGAAAGTGAATCTGGTTGCCGTGACGTCGTCCACGCGTATCCCGCTGGTGGCCAACGGCACCGTGGACCTGGAGTGCGGTTCCACCACGAATAACCTGGAGCGCCAGAAGCAGGTCAGTTTCGCGCCCACCACCTTCGTGACGGCCAACCGCTTCGTCGCCAAGAAATCGTCCAACTTCAAGACGCTGGAAGACCTGAAGGGCAAGACGGTGATTTCGACCGCCGGCACCAGCAACATCAAGTGGCTTACGGAGGCCAACGGCGGCCAGGCCACCTATCTGGACGGCAAGAAGGTACCGGCCCTGGGCATGAACATCATCCCCGCCAAGGATCACGCCGAAGCCTTCCTCACCGTGGAGAACGGCCGCGCCGCCGCCTTCTTCATGGACGACGTGCTGCTGGCCGGGCTGGTGGCCACCTCGCGCAATCCCAAGGATTGGATGATCAGCGACCAGGCCTATTCGGTCGAACCCTACGCCATGATCGAGCCCAAGGACGATCCCACCTTCAAGAAGGTCGTGGACGATGCGGTGGTCGCGATGATCAAGGATGGGACGGTGGAGAAGCTGTACAACAAGTGGTTCATGTCGGCGGTCCCGCCGAAGAACGTCAACCTGAACCTGCCGATGAGCCCGGCCCTGAAGAAGGTGCTGGCCAACCCGACCGATGCGGGCGATCCGGCGGCGTACAAGCAATAATCAGCGCTCGTCTTTGATGAACGGCGAGGACGGCCTGGTGCCGTCCCCGTCGATTTCCCTGCGCCGGCGCATCATCGCCGGCGTGGTTTTTCCGCAGGATCACACATGCATTACAACTGGAACTGGCCCATCTTTTTCGAGATGGCGCCCGACGGCTCCGGTACCTATCTGGACGCGCTGTTGCGCGGCCTGGGCTGGACGGTCTCGACCGCGCTGCTGGCATGGATACTGGCCTTTTCCCTGGGTTCCGTGATCGGGGTGATGCGCACCACCGACAGCAAGACCGCGCAACGCATCGGCACCTGCTATGTGGAAATTTTCCGCAACGTGCCGCTGCTGGTGCAGATGTTCATCTGGTATTTCGTCATGCCGGAACTCGTCCCGGCATCGATCGGCGACACCATCAAGCAGATGGCCCCGCCCTGGGGCATGTTCTGGCCCGCCGTGCTTTGCCTGGCCTTCTTCACGTCGTCCCGCGTGGCCGAGCAGGTGCGCTCGGGCATCGGCTCGCTGCCGCGCGGCCAGCGCATGGCCGGCACCGCGATGGGCCTGCGGCCCGTGCAGGTCTACCGCTATGTCCTGCTGCCGATGGCCTATCGCATCATCCTGCCGCCGATGACCTCGGAATTCCTCAACCTGATCAAGAATACGTCGATCGCCTTCACCATCGGCCTGCTGGAATTGACGGGCGCGGCGCGCTCCATGCAGGAATTCAGCTTCCAGGTGTTCGAGGCCTTTGCCGGCGCGACCCTGCTGTATTTCGCCCTGAACATCGTCGTGCAGTTCGGCGCCCGCGCGCTGGAACGCCGCGTCTCCGTGCCCGGCTTTGTCGGCTCGAAGTCCAGCGGCACCGGCGGCCACTAAGGGGAACGCGATGAACAATGGATTCGATTTCGACGTCATCATACGTTCGCTGCCCTACCTGTTCCGCGACGGGATGGTGTTCACGCTGAAGCTGACCATCCTGTCGGCGGTCGGCGGCCTTATCCTGGGCACCATCCTCGCGATGATGCGGCTGTCCAACAACCGCCTCTTCAACTGGATCGGGACCATCTACGTGAACGGCCTGCGCGCCTTGCCTCTGCTGCTGGTGATCTTCTGGTTCTACTTCCTGGTGCCTTATATCGGCGCCTGGCTGGTGGGATCCGACAGGCCGCTGGCCGTGGGCGGGTTCACGTCTGCGCTCGTCACCTTCACCCT
Proteins encoded in this region:
- a CDS encoding DUF2846 domain-containing protein, encoding MNIPILNTLSRLRRRIPALAAALLLLAGCASRHYEDVSDSLAPMAPGEGRIVLYTPATDVSLGANAQPRVRLNNRLIGRAKPGGFFYLNRPAGTYTVLAQRGKPVTFTLEAGQVQYVRFVPDGLISTNSGDAGAKFLRAELTSSAADAQAQLENMRFWGASSRTRNEEGIARNGAAVQ
- a CDS encoding LysR substrate-binding domain-containing protein, which encodes MRKGIPNLSALQAFEATARLGTFSRAAEELSLTHSAVYRQVASLEARLGVQLFTRVRRRIALTDHGAEYAGRIRHHLDQIEKDTFGLVSRTGMGRSLHIAVVPTLATTWLIPRLADFNRMHPDITVSLSTRTLPFQFKDQPFDGALYHGDHIWPGTRGVLLFRERELVPVCAPALARGGQAQGGAPLAGMPHLHLNSRPDAWRLWYAENRFLFGPQAAGGPRYELFSMVLAAAQAGLGVGLVPRFLAQESLDAGRVVMPTPAVLPVSHGYYFCYPERGHGADAPRIFQGWLQSVAGEG
- a CDS encoding amino acid ABC transporter substrate-binding protein — translated: MKKTLLFAAVAAATTLTSLSAQAGRLDDIKSSGTIKLGYRDSSLPFSYLDDNQKPIGYSMDICYGIVKAVEKNVGKPLKVNLVAVTSSTRIPLVANGTVDLECGSTTNNLERQKQVSFAPTTFVTANRFVAKKSSNFKTLEDLKGKTVISTAGTSNIKWLTEANGGQATYLDGKKVPALGMNIIPAKDHAEAFLTVENGRAAAFFMDDVLLAGLVATSRNPKDWMISDQAYSVEPYAMIEPKDDPTFKKVVDDAVVAMIKDGTVEKLYNKWFMSAVPPKNVNLNLPMSPALKKVLANPTDAGDPAAYKQ
- a CDS encoding amino acid ABC transporter permease, with amino-acid sequence MHYNWNWPIFFEMAPDGSGTYLDALLRGLGWTVSTALLAWILAFSLGSVIGVMRTTDSKTAQRIGTCYVEIFRNVPLLVQMFIWYFVMPELVPASIGDTIKQMAPPWGMFWPAVLCLAFFTSSRVAEQVRSGIGSLPRGQRMAGTAMGLRPVQVYRYVLLPMAYRIILPPMTSEFLNLIKNTSIAFTIGLLELTGAARSMQEFSFQVFEAFAGATLLYFALNIVVQFGARALERRVSVPGFVGSKSSGTGGH